In one window of Maniola hyperantus chromosome 18, iAphHyp1.2, whole genome shotgun sequence DNA:
- the sip3 gene encoding E3 ubiquitin-protein ligase synoviolin — MKMKAVVATVITVALTTVVIGNAYYQKKQFYPSVVYLTNSNPSMAVMYLQAFILVLLVGKILRKIFFGQLRPAEFEHLIERSWYAITETCLAFTVFRDDFNPKFIALFTVLLFLKAFHWLAEDRVDYMERSPVIGWLFHVRILSLLMLLAQADLYFIHHAYLFTATKGPSVQLVFGFEYSILIIMIVNILIKYVLHAIDSRWEAPWESKAAVLLYTELAINFLKVLLYVGFVAVMVRIYTLPLFAFRPMYETMRSFKKAYNDVVLSRRAIRNMNTLYPDATAEELAAADNECIICREEMHSGAKKLPCNHIFHAACLRLWFQRQQTCPTCRLNVLRAPAPEQANPNAPAPHANVPHANAPNANAPTPPPPAAPVPPPFPNMPPPPMMGWGMPPPPPPRPASLASLTVEELQRMEGTERRNIEARLQLLREIQAMLDASVLLMQQYSNVVANLPLNCSNVATQTEIFRTEPSPEPSPAKVKTEPDVVPTTSSYRPTAGPSTSRDDFSFDAAETTLDSNREKSDADAEELRRCRLQKFSTEK, encoded by the exons ATGAAAATGAAGGCTGTTGTAGCGACTGTAATCACCGTAGCCCTTACTACGGTGGTGATAGGCAATGCCTATTATCAGAAGAAACAATTTTACCCATCCGTAGTTTATTTAACCAATTCAAACCCATCCATGGCT GTAATGTACTTACAAGCCTTTATACTGGTCTTATTGGTGGGTAAAATTCTTAGGAAAATCTTCTTTGGCCAACTCCGGCCAGCAGAATTTGAG CACCTAATAGAGAGATCCTGGTATGCCATCACCGAGACATGTCTGGCATTCACAGTTTTCCGAGATGATTTCAATCCTAAGTTTATAGCTCTATTCACTGTTTTGCTTTTCTTGAAGGCATTCCATTGGCTCGCTGAAGACAGGGTTGATTAT ATGGAGAGAAGTCCTGTGATAGGGTGGCTGTTTCATGTGAGGATCCTAAGTCTGTTGATGCTTCTGGCCCAGGCGGACTTGTATTTCATCCACCATGCATATTTGTTTACTGCTACCaaaggcccatctgttcaatTGGTCTTTGGATTTGAATATAGcatacttattataatgatTGTGAATATTCTAATCAAG TACGTCCTCCACGCTATCGACTCCCGGTGGGAGGCGCCCTGGGAGAGCAAGGCGGCCGTGCTGCTCTACACCGAACTGGCGATCAACTTCCTCAAAGTGCTGCTATATGTTGGTTTTGTGGCGGTCATGGTGCGCATTTACACGCTGCCACTCTTCGCCTTCCGTCCTATGTATGAAACTATGAG AAGTTTCAAGAAGGCGTACAACGACGTGGTACTGTCGCGGCGCGCGATTCGCAACATGAACACGCTGTATCCCGACGCGACGGCCGAGGAGCTCGCCGCCGCCGACAACGAGTGCATCATCTGCCGTGAGGAGATGCATAGTg GTGCAAAGAAACTGCCATGCAACCACATATTCCACGCGGCGTGTCTCCGGCTCTGGTTCCAACGCCAACAGACCTGCCCGACGTGCCGGCTCAACGTCCTCCGGGCGCCGGCTCCGGAACAAGCCAACCCCAACGCGCCGGCGCCGCACGCCAACGTGCCGCACGCAAACGCGCCCAACGCTAACGCGCCGACGCCGCCCCCGCCCGCTGCGCCCGTGCCGCCGCCCTTCCCTAACATGCCGCCACCAC CAATGATGGGCTGGGGcatgccgccgccgccgcctccgcGCCCCGCGTCTCTCGCCAGCCTCACTGTGGAGGAGTTGCAACGCATGGAGGGCACTGAGAGGAGGAACATCGAAGCACGATTGCAG CTGCTTCGCGAGATACAAGCCATGCTGGACGCGTCGGTGCTGCTGATGCAGCAGTACTCCAACGTGGTGGCAAACCTGCCCCTCAACTGCTCCAACGTCGCTACGCAAACTGAAATTTT tcGAACAGAACCTTCCCCAGAACCGTCGCCAGCGAAGGTGAAGACTGAACCAGATGTTGTGCCCACCACTTCCTCGTACAGGCCCACTGCCGGCCCGTCCACGAGCAGGGATGATTTCAGCTTCGATGCGGCGGAAACTACGCTAGATTCTAATAG GGAGAAATCCGATGCAGATGCGGAGGAGCTCAGGAGATGTCGATTACAAAAATTCAGTACGGAAAAGTGA
- the LOC117990914 gene encoding uncharacterized protein — MRQYNFTPDRIINLDETGISTVLSTPKVIAGRKQRQVGQIVSAERGELVTFCGIITATGSSLPPVYVFPRVHYKDHFLNGAPDGSLGLANRSGWMTSELFIRVLKHIQRLTSSNKDNPILIICDNHESHISIEAVNYCRDNGIVYLSLPPHTSHKLQPLDVSVFGPFKGKLKIAFNDWHIQNVGKTLTIYNIAELSKLAYLESFTPKNIIGGFSKPGIWPINKLVFGDDDFAPIDIFSTGYHDLTDENTHKTQDLHFVDSETTQNNEVVDREQNKTPTLDTDPISVSDADDSLHVSSSQAMLTPDVVRPYPKKAITDSVLKRKGREKGRSRIYTDTPEKNRLESLRNEKDRKRELQKAKQHAKELKTAKNLLGLTEPKKKKRVTSLPAEIDSDSSLDEVVMTSDSEDIEMPSESEEEVINEEPVNPEHINIGDFLLIKFEKKKTVIHYVAKVVFKYNVTEYEVSYLRKKTGSYKFIFPIVEDKASVDVRDVVLQLPKPTFSKGTSRTSSLYSFSVGLTRYNIQ; from the coding sequence ATGAGACAGTACAATTTTACACCCGATCGAATAATAAACTTAGATGAAACAGGCATAAGCACAGTTCTTTCTACTCCTAAAGTTATTGCTGGAagaaaacaaagacaggtgggACAAATAGTTTCTGCAGAACGCGGAGAGTTAGTTACTTTCTGTGGTATTATTACTGCTACTGGTTCTTCTCTTCCTCCAGTTTATGTCTTTCCAAGAGTTCACTACAAAGATCACTTCCTAAATGGAGCTCCTGATGGAAGTCTAGGGTTGGCAAACAGAAGCGGCTGGATGACATCAGAATTGTTTATAAGAGTTTTGAAACACATTCAACGCCTTACTTCGAGCAATAAAGATAACCCAATTCTAATCATTTGTGACAACCACGAATCGCACATTTCAATAGAAGCTGTTAACTACTGTCGTGACAACGGTATTGTTTATTTGAGTCTGCCCCCACACACGTCACACAAATTGCAACCGCTTGATGTCAGTGTGTTCGGACCCTTCAAAGGCAAATTGAAGATAGCTTTCAACGACTGGCACATTCAAAATGTTGGAAAGACTTTGACCATATACAACATTGCTGAACTGTCAAAATTAGCATATTTGGAATCATTTACACCAAAGAATATCATAGGTGGTTTTTCCAAACCTGGAATTTGGCCAATTAATAAACTGGTATTTGGGGACGACGACTTTGCACCGATAGACATTTTCAGCACAGGTTATCACGATTTGACAGATGAGAACACTCACAAAACACAAGATTTACATTTTGTAGACTCGGAAACAACTCAAAATAATGAAGTTGTTGATAgagaacaaaataaaactccTACTTTGGATACCGACCCAATTTCAGTGTCTGATGCTGACGATTCTCTACATGTTTCTTCATCACAGGCTATGCTTACTCCTGACGTAGTTAGACCTTATCCAAAAAAGGCGATTACTGACAGTgtcttaaaaagaaaaggaagagAAAAGGGACGATCAAGAATATACACTGACACACCAGAAAAAAATAGATTAGAAAGCTTACGTAATGAAAAGGACAGGAAAAGAGAATTACAAAAAGCAAAACAGCATGCAAAAGAATTGAAAACAGCGAAAAATCTGTTGGGGTTAACTGAgccaaaaaagaaaaagagagtaactTCTTTGCCTGCAGAAATAGATTCCGATTCTAGTCTAGATGAAGTCGTGATGACGAGTGATAGTGAAGACATTGAAATGCCATCGGAATCAGAAGAAGAGGTAATTAATGAAGAACCAGTTAATCCTGAACACATAAATATTGGAGATTTCCTACTAATTAAGTTTGAGAAGAAGAAAACTGTGATTCACTACGTTGCCAAAGTCGTATTTAAGTATAATGTGACAGAATATGAAGTATCATATCTCAGAAAAAAAACAGGGTCTTATAAGTTCATATTTCCAATTGTGGAAGACAAAGCAAGTGTGGATGTTAGAGATGTAGTTTTGCAATTACCAAAACCAACTTTCTCCAAAGGCACATCTCGAACATCGTCGCTTTATTCATTTTCGGTAGGTTTAACTCGATATAATATCCAGTAG
- the mRpL37 gene encoding large ribosomal subunit protein mL37 — protein MKLSKVLYRQHIGFMFKKHWLIQGKRVPIDTGLEERLKAKGIPVEDALEFVKEKPEPRERLEIIGPHEHIKPLDENHPDYKQRPCLTLKNTSVLLEGISQAQVLTKTIIAEDKLPHRIEELAEVSAPKAIHEGVKKAILSANVFDCEQKKLPKIKETERPAFNFPRILGISDRRRNEILTNKLLQLVEKSNDVEVTQNKYVVNDVECHSVFDKEGDLIQFQDVSGILVTSNKPLKHELNESDIPFIEIPDLYPVKHTVTLPPEHFYNENSRYPLRPSVSKKHPHTTWLHFNRTEVGNLYETPATPTQILGRSLTHAFTVASAYAKQLHGEDVKDLPEPIHINCIQTDGQRFHFGVFELNTLNVDGTDGTKNVWYCKNDVKLYDSSRYLSGMPVLENYNPNVYGYINAFYNC, from the exons ATGAAACTATCGAAAGTTTTATACCGACAACACATaggatttatgtttaaaaaacattGGTTGATCCAAGGAAAACGCGTGCCGATTGATACGGGGCTGGAAGAACGCCTAAAAGCAAAAGGCATACCAGTTGAAGACGCTCTGGAGTTTGTAAAAGAGAAACCAGAACCTAGAGAGAG ACTTGAAATTATAGGACCACATGAACATATCAAACCACTTGATGAAAATCATCCAGACTATAAACAACGACCATGTTTAACTCTTAAAAATACCAGCGTTCTGCTAGAAGGCATATCACAAGCCCAAGTATTAACTAAAACAATCATAGCAGAAGATAAGCTACCTCACAGGATTGAAGAGCTGGCAGAGGTATCAGCTCCTAAAGCTATACATGAGGGAGTAAAAAAAGCTATTTTAAGTGCAAATGTATTCGATTGTGAGCAAAAGAAGCTGCCCAAAATTAAAGAGACAGAAAGACCAGCCTTTAACTTTCCGAGAATATTAGGCATCTCTGACAGAAGAAGAAA CGAAATTCTTACTAACAAGCTACTCCAACTTGTAGAGAAAAGCAATGATGTGGAAGTTACTCAAAACAAATATGTAGTAAACGATGTTGAGTGTCACAGTGTCTTTGACAAGGAAGGTGACTTGATACAATTTCAAGACGTCTCTGGAATTCTAGTCACAAGCAATAAGCCACTGAAGCATGAACTAAATGAATCTGATATACCTTTCATTGAAATACCTGACTTGTACCCTGTTAAACATACTGTTACCTTGCCACCTGAACACTTTTATAATGAAAATAGCAGATATC CCCTCCGTCCAAGTGTGTCTAAAAAGCATCCACACACCACTTGGCTCCATTTCAACAGAACCGAAGTTGGCAATCTGTATGAGACACCAGCCACCCCCACGCAAATTTTGGGCCGATCATTGACGCATGCATTCACTGTAGCGTCAGCATATGCAAAACAACTACATGGG GAGGATGTAAAGGACCTACCTGAGCCAATACATATAAATTGCATTCAAACCGATGGCCAACGCTTCCATTTTGGTGTGTTTGAACTAAATACCCTGAACGTAGATGGTACAGACggaacaaaaaatgtttggtaTTGCAAAAACGATGTTAAACTGTATGATTCAAGTCGTTATTTAAGTGGCATGCCTGTATTAGAGAATTATAACCCTAATGTGTATGGTTATATTAACGCTTTTTACAACTGTTAA